A genomic segment from Cyanobium sp. NIES-981 encodes:
- a CDS encoding chlorophyll a/b-binding protein, protein MKPTSAPSPSQGAGSSGDGYLYEPVERFGEGLSSERPWNTAALAAVERLNGRAAMLGFLAAVVGEELTGKGILGQLAAMVGWLLG, encoded by the coding sequence ATGAAGCCGACATCCGCCCCCAGCCCCAGCCAAGGCGCCGGCAGCTCCGGCGACGGCTATCTGTACGAGCCCGTGGAGCGCTTCGGTGAAGGCCTCTCCAGCGAGCGGCCCTGGAACACGGCCGCCCTCGCGGCGGTGGAGCGCCTCAACGGCCGGGCGGCCATGCTCGGTTTCCTGGCCGCGGTGGTGGGTGAGGAACTCACCGGGAAGGGGATCCTGGGGCAGCTCGCCGCCATGGTGGGCTGGCTCCTGGGCTGA
- a CDS encoding DCC1-like thiol-disulfide oxidoreductase family protein, translating to MTAGDAPQPAPLLVFDGGCVFCRQFALLSELKGGIPDLEIRDGRADTELRRALAARGYHLRDGAMVVQGNRVWHGADAIAWISARMQPSAALLRVLKALMAERRRAEQLYPLLLLARRAALAWRRLPVDPDQASC from the coding sequence ATGACAGCAGGCGACGCCCCACAACCCGCCCCGCTGCTGGTCTTCGACGGAGGCTGCGTGTTCTGCCGTCAGTTCGCCCTTCTCAGTGAACTGAAGGGCGGCATCCCCGATCTGGAGATCCGCGATGGCCGGGCCGACACGGAGCTGAGACGGGCGCTGGCGGCGCGGGGCTACCACCTGCGCGATGGCGCCATGGTGGTGCAGGGGAACCGGGTGTGGCACGGCGCAGACGCCATCGCCTGGATCAGCGCCCGCATGCAGCCCAGTGCAGCCCTGCTGCGGGTGCTGAAGGCGCTGATGGCGGAGCGCAGGCGGGCGGAGCAGCTCTACCCCCTCCTGCTGCTGGCGCGGCGGGCGGCCCTGGCCTGGCGGCGGCTCCCGGTCGACCCGGATCAGGCCTCCTGCTGA